The uncultured Sunxiuqinia sp. genomic sequence CAATATCAGTTCGAAAGAAAACAACGTGAAATATTGGAGCTTCAAAAGAAGAATGAACGGCAGGAAAAACTCTTGGTAAACTCAAAAAGTGTTCAAAACTATTTGTATTTAACTATTTTGCTGGTTGTTATTTTTCTGTCCGTCTTGTTTTTCCTGCTACGAAAAGAAAGAGCGTTAGCTCGGGAGTTACATGTGAAAACACAGGAGCTGAAAAAACTAAATTTGTCAAAGGACCGCTTTTTCTCCATTATAGCTCATGACCTGAGAAATCCGTTTAATGCCTTAATTAGTTTTACCAGTTTATTGCGCGAACAATTTGATTCCTTTAGTCGAGATGATCTCAAACGGATTATTATCGACTTAAATAATGCAACCGAGCAAGGATTCTCACTATTGGAGAACCTGCTACACTGGACGCGGTCGCAGACCAATATGATCAAAGTATACAAAACCAATTTTAAACTAAAGGAAGTTGTTGATAGTATTTTAAGTTTGGCAGCCCCAAATTTATTGGAGAAATCTCAGGTTGTTGAAGTCAACATGGATGACGAATTAATGATTTATGGTGATAAAGACATGATTGCAACAGTCATTCGTAACTTAGTTTTTAATGCGATCAAGTTTTCTTATCCTGAAACTGTTATTCGTATAGAAGGTAAAAAGATTGGTGGAAATATTCAATTTTCAGTGTGCGATCAAGGGGTCGGAATGACAGAGGAAGTTCAGCGCGATATTTTTGATAGTCAGAACTATTCAACGTCGGCAGGAACTTCGGGTGAAACTGGCAGTGGTTTGGGATTGGTGATATGTCGCGAATTTATCGAAAAGAACAAGGGTGTTATTTGGGTTGAGAGCGAGGAAGGAAAAGGGGCAATATTTAGGTTTTCAATTCCAGTTGTTAAAGGCAAGCCTTAAGCTATTTACTTTCTTCCGGATAGGCTACATTGATGACGAATTGCAGAGAATCTCCGTCACCCTCAAACATTGTTCTGCTGAAAGATTAACAGAAAGCAGAATCGGAGCAAAGTTAGACTCAATTGAGGTTGCAGCATCTATTTTATTTAATTGAGCAGAAAATAAAACTGGGCTGTAAAATAGAACTACTTTATCCTTGTTATTGAGCATGTTTTCTTCCCTTATTTTCATCGGCAACCGAAAAGTTACAAGATTCCCATATTATCTATACAGGGTAACATGTCCTCTTGTGTGCTTGGCTTCAATCGGTTCACCGTTAATATAGAGAACCATATTATAACAGAGGAATTAGCGGCGATAAGGTCCTTGATTTGGAGAAGCGTTGGTAGGAAGGAAGATACGCTGGATCTCAAGCCCCATGTGCTTAGTCTTTTAGTCGGAATTAATGACGTTGCTGCAGTTGTTGAAAAAAATCCCAGTGCCAAGGATTTAGGTGAATTTGAAGAGAGCTACCGAAAATTATTGACTCTGTCAAAACAAGCCAATCCTGATATCCTTTTTGTATTGGGTATTCCGTTTGTTTTTCCTGTTGGTGCCTGAAAGGAAAATTGGGAGTGGTGGAAGAGTGAAACATTGACACGCGCTGAAATTGTTGGAAAAATTGCCAAAGAGTTTGCTGCTGTAGTTGTTGATTTCGCTCAGGTTTTTGAACTGGCAGCAGGTTTAGCCCCGATTGACTACTGGGTTTGGGATGGTGTTCATCCAACTGTTTTTGGACACGAGCTAGTGGCCCGGGAATGGATAAAGCAAGTAAGTTCGAGCTAAACTTTTTTGAAAAACTACTCCTATTTTTAACCTGTTATTTGGGCTTGAAACAGGAATAAGACAACCCATAATTGCGCCTTGAGATATTTTCGGAGTCTATCTATTTGAAGGATAGTGTTTTAATATTTCAGGATGGAGTTGGAGATTGAATTTTATAACTTGATGTTGTTATAACGTTTTCAAATATCTGGTAATTTTTGTAATATTAAAGTCCATTAAAACAGCAATATAGAAAATGTAAACGTTATCATTAATCGATTAAAAGTTAGGAGATTATCTGAAATGAATATCACGGCTGTGTGGCATGCTTTTCAACTGGAGGTTCTCTTTTTGATGTTATTGTTATTTGTTTGAGGTTTCAAGGAGTTATTTATATCACTTGAGAGTCATGATAGAAATAGAACTGTTTTAATGATAGGTTCACTTAAAAACCGAGGTTGATAATAAAAACAAACCAATGAAACGCCTAATTCTTATTTTGCTCATATTTAGCATTTTTTATAGTTGCAGTAAAGAGCATGCCAAACTTAAAGTCGCAGCTATTCTTTGCAATAAGGTGGAGCATCCGACTGGGATTGAGTCAAAACATCCAGTACTCAGTTGGGTGGTTGAATCACAACTGAACGGGGCTAGTCAGTCTGCTTATCAGATTTTAGTTGCAGATAGTCGCGAGCAACTTGATAATAATGCTGGAAATTTATGGGATTCGGGCAAGCAGCAATCCAATCAATCTATAAATGTTTCTTACGCTGGAGAACAGCTCAAGTCAGCAAAAAAATATTATTGGAAGGTCAAGGTTTGGGACAATCACGGCAACGAATCCAATTGGAGTGAGATCGCTAGTTGGCAAATGGGCTTGCTATCCGATTCTGATTGGGAAAATGCTCAGTGGATTGGCTTTGAAGAGATGGACTCATCAAAACGTGTGGTTGAAGGAGTAACAGGTTATGGAAGTCTTTCGAAAAATAAAGTGGAAGAAAGGGCTGTTGTTCCTTTATTTCGGAAGGGGTTTGACCTGACGAACGAAATAGAATCAGCTACTTTATTTATTTCAGGACTGGGGCAATACGAAGCTTCAATTAATGGAGATAAAGTAGGCAACGATTTTCTGACACCCGGTTGGAGTCATTATGATGAGACGGTACTTTACAATACTTACGATGTCAGTTCGCAGCTTAATCAGGGTGGAAATGCTATCGGTGTGATTGTTGGCAATGGCTTTTTATATAACAACCGCGAGCGTTACCGAAAACTGGTTATCGCTTATGGCTTTCCAAAGATGATCTGTAAGTTGTTGATCAACTATACAAATGGAGAAACACAAACGATTGTTTCGGACAAAAGCTGGTTGACTAAGCCGTCGGCAATTACTTTCTCGAGTATTTATGGTGGCGAAGATTACGATGCCCGCTTGGCAGAAAATGGCTGGAATCTGGCAGGTTTTGATGCCGTAGACTGGAAGCCGGTGCAGGTAGTGAAAGCGCCATCAGGCAAACTGACTGCTGATAATAACCATCCGATTCGGATAATGGAGACCTTTGATCCGATTGCTGTAAGTCAAATAAACGATAGTGTTTGGATTTACGATTTCGGGCAAAATGCATCCGGTATTGTTTCGTTAAAAATAAAAGGAGAAAAAGGTCAGCAAGTGCAGCTTTGGTCGGGTGAAGTTTTAAAGGAAGATGGCTTTATTGATCAGCGAGGTTCCGGTTCGCCCTATTTTTATGCATATACCCTGAAAGGTGGCGATGCAGAAAGCTGGCAGCCGCGTTTCACCTATTATGGCTTCCGCTATGTGCAGGTTACCGGGGCATCACCTGAAAACGATGAAAATGAAGCCGGTAATTTGCCTGAGATTATAGAACTAAAATCTTTGCATACCCGCAACTCAATGCCCCAAACCGGACAGTTTGAGTGTTCCAACGAGTTGATGAATCAAACTTTCGACTTG encodes the following:
- a CDS encoding family 78 glycoside hydrolase catalytic domain — its product is MKRLILILLIFSIFYSCSKEHAKLKVAAILCNKVEHPTGIESKHPVLSWVVESQLNGASQSAYQILVADSREQLDNNAGNLWDSGKQQSNQSINVSYAGEQLKSAKKYYWKVKVWDNHGNESNWSEIASWQMGLLSDSDWENAQWIGFEEMDSSKRVVEGVTGYGSLSKNKVEERAVVPLFRKGFDLTNEIESATLFISGLGQYEASINGDKVGNDFLTPGWSHYDETVLYNTYDVSSQLNQGGNAIGVIVGNGFLYNNRERYRKLVIAYGFPKMICKLLINYTNGETQTIVSDKSWLTKPSAITFSSIYGGEDYDARLAENGWNLAGFDAVDWKPVQVVKAPSGKLTADNNHPIRIMETFDPIAVSQINDSVWIYDFGQNASGIVSLKIKGEKGQQVQLWSGEVLKEDGFIDQRGSGSPYFYAYTLKGGDAESWQPRFTYYGFRYVQVTGASPENDENEAGNLPEIIELKSLHTRNSMPQTGQFECSNELMNQTFDLINWAIKSNSQSVSTDCPTREKLGWIEQTYLMGESVHFNFNIYHLYKSLIRNMKDAQTEAGLVPNIVPEYVNFDYYDTDFSDSPSWGVASVVVPWKIYKWYADPSVMKDAWPMMEDYMSYLESKSSDYTLSHGLGDWYDIGSNPPGFAQLTPVSLVATATYFYAARQMAQMAEVLNKNEEAKKYHSLAEKIKEAFNQRFYKAKKKLYSTGSQTAMAMPLSLGMVPAGDEQQVLQNLIDSIHSNNNEITAGDIGFHYLVDALTKYGASELLFEMNNRDDVPGYGYQLEKGATSLTESWMSLPSKSMNHLMLGHLMEWFYKGLGGIQQNDQSVGYKHVVIYPEIVEDIDFVKALYESPYGTIQSDWKKKADQFILNVEIPFNTTAKIYLPFNGEVKVNNGSDVAGNEPTYKYLGEEGDRMIYETGSGVYKFTVQHGK